One window from the genome of Nicotiana sylvestris chromosome 9, ASM39365v2, whole genome shotgun sequence encodes:
- the LOC138877402 gene encoding uncharacterized protein: MRRLDGQMSVKKLSTKSKNISNQSVLVPPEPGRPLFYLIVLENSFGCVLWQHDVTWKKEQAIYYLTKKFSSYEAKYTLLERICCTLTWVVQKLRHYLLADTTYLISRLDHLKYIFQKPMLTGRLEKWQILLTEFDIVYVSRMAIKAQALVDNLDENPIDDEYQPLSTYFPDEKVNSIEVMEKDCISLVRKCHQCQVHGDLIHALPSKLHHMSAPWPFVAWGVDVIRPIEPRASNGHRFILVSIDDFTKWVKTVTFKAVTKKAVVDFVHSNIICRFGIPKTIITDNAANLNIHLMREVCEQFQIMHRNSTPYWPKANGVLEAANKNIKKILRKMNQGSRKWHKKLPFALLGYRTTVRILVGATPYLLFYGTEAVIPTEVEIPSLRIIVEVEIEDSEWVKTYLEQLTLIDEKQMDAIFQG; the protein is encoded by the exons atgcggcgattgGATGGAcaaatgagtgtcaagaagctttcgacaaaatcaaagaatatatcAAATCAGTCAGTGTTAGTTCCACCCGAACCTGGAAGGCCTTTGTTCTATTTGATAGTGTTGGAGAATTCCTTTGGATGTGTTCTCTGGCAACATGATGTGACATGGAAgaaagaacaagccatatactacttgaccAAGAAGTTCagtagttatgaagccaagtacactttgttggaaagaattTGCTGCACTTTAACTTGGGTCgttcagaagcttaggcattacttgttggccgACACCACCTATCTCATCAGCAGATTGGATcatttaaagtacatattccaaaagccgATGCTCACAGGAAGGTTAGagaaatggcaaatcctgctcaccgagtttgacatagtctatgtctcCCGCATGGCAATAAAAGCTCAAGCCTTGGTGGATAACCTAGATGAAAATCCTATTGATGATGAATATCAacctttgagtacttactttccggACGAGAAAGTAAATTCAATTGAG GTTATGGAAAAGGATTGCATTAGTTTAgtccgaaagtgtcatcagtgtcaggtacacggtgacctgattcatgcactGCCATCAAAGTTACATCATATGTCAGCACCGTGGCCATTCGTTGCTTGGGGTGTGGACGTCATTAGGCCAATCGAGCCTAGAgcttcaaatggacatagattcatCTTGGTTTCCATTGATGATTTCACAAAGTGGGTCAAAACAGTTACTTTCAAAGCTGtcaccaagaaagcggtggtggATTTCGTGCATTCTAACATCatctgtcgttttggtattcctaaaacaATCATTACGGACAATGCTGCGAATTTGAACATCCATTTGATGAGGGAAGTATGCGAACAATTTCAAATCATGCATCGAAATTCTACCCCTTATtggcccaaagctaatggtgttctcgaagcagcaaacaaaaatatcaagaagatcctCAGGAAAATGAACCAAGGTTCTAGGAAATGGCataaaaagttgccttttgcattgttgggatatcgcacaactGTGCGCATATTAGTTGGGGCAACACCCTATCTATTATTTTATGgtactgaagccgtaatacccacagaggttgaaattccatcccttcgaatcaTCGTTGAAGTTGAAATTGAGGACAGTGAATGGGTCAAGACCTATTtggaacagttaaccctgattgatgaaaagcaaaTGGACGCTATTTTCCAAGGATAG